Proteins encoded in a region of the Gallalistipes aquisgranensis genome:
- a CDS encoding M16 family metallopeptidase: MEFYTHTLPNGIRCIHKRVKSAVSYCALTVGAGSRDELPGEQGIAHLTEHTLFKGTEHRKAYHINCRLENLGGELNAFTTKEETVVHATTLRGDFPKAAELIADLVFHSVFPTRELEKEKEVIVDEINSYKDSPSERIFDDFEELLFSGSPLGHNILGTKSAILRYGREDILRFAGRTYNTDQMIFSSIGNVSEKNFVRTVEKYLGGVGNRPRTFTREAPGAYVPFHKTVNRNTHQAHCIVGGRAYSINDPRRITLSLLTNLLGGPSANSLLNVALREKNGLSYSVEAGYSPLNDSGIFTIYFGTDRDKTDRCMEIVDRQLSQLKSTPLSARRLSMAKKQYLGQLAIAMESNEGYMLGAAKSYLVYGHVDEIGTVCRKIAAITREQIQEVANDLFTDTSVLLYK, encoded by the coding sequence ATGGAATTCTATACACATACGCTCCCTAACGGAATCCGCTGCATCCACAAGCGCGTCAAGTCGGCCGTATCCTATTGTGCACTGACCGTGGGGGCAGGCAGCCGGGACGAACTTCCGGGAGAACAGGGAATCGCCCACCTCACGGAACATACCCTGTTCAAAGGAACCGAACACAGGAAAGCCTACCATATCAACTGCCGGCTGGAGAACCTGGGCGGCGAACTCAACGCCTTCACGACTAAAGAGGAGACCGTCGTACATGCGACGACACTTCGCGGGGATTTCCCCAAAGCGGCCGAATTGATCGCCGACCTCGTATTCCACTCCGTTTTTCCCACGCGGGAACTGGAAAAAGAGAAAGAAGTGATCGTAGATGAAATCAACTCGTATAAAGACTCTCCGTCGGAGCGGATTTTCGACGATTTCGAAGAACTTCTTTTCTCCGGCTCTCCGTTGGGACACAATATTCTCGGTACGAAATCGGCCATTCTCCGTTACGGCCGAGAAGACATACTCCGCTTCGCGGGCCGAACCTACAACACGGACCAGATGATCTTCTCTTCGATCGGCAATGTCTCCGAGAAAAATTTCGTCCGTACGGTGGAAAAATATCTGGGAGGGGTAGGGAACCGCCCTCGCACATTCACCCGAGAAGCACCGGGAGCCTATGTGCCGTTCCATAAAACGGTCAACCGCAACACGCATCAGGCCCACTGCATCGTAGGGGGTCGTGCATACAGCATCAACGACCCGCGCAGAATCACTCTTTCGTTGCTTACCAATCTGCTGGGAGGACCGTCGGCCAACTCCCTTCTCAACGTAGCCCTTCGGGAGAAAAACGGATTGTCGTACAGTGTGGAAGCGGGTTACTCTCCATTGAACGACTCGGGTATCTTCACCATATATTTCGGCACGGACAGGGACAAGACCGACCGCTGCATGGAAATCGTGGACCGGCAATTATCCCAACTGAAATCGACACCGCTTTCGGCCCGACGCCTTTCGATGGCGAAAAAACAATACCTCGGACAGTTGGCCATCGCCATGGAAAGCAACGAAGGGTACATGCTCGGAGCAGCCAAGAGTTATCTGGTGTACGGGCACGTCGATGAAATCGGTACCGTATGCCGAAAAATAGCAGCCATCACTCGGGAGCAGATCCAGGAGGTGGCCAACGACCTTTTCACCGACACGTCGGTACTCCTATATAAATAG
- the uvrA gene encoding excinuclease ABC subunit UvrA: protein MSDKNEIRSIHIKGARVHNLKNIEVDIPHNQLVVVTGLSGSGKSTLAFDTIFAEGQRRYVESLSAYARQFLGKIDKPDVDSITGIAPAIAIEQKVNTRNPRSTVGTSTEIYDYLKLLYARIGKTFSPVSGKEVKIHYVSDVVTYITSLPSGSRMMIAAPLMLSEGQGIIEKLTLLLKDGLQRIVCDGQTILIEDFLPEIDNDTDPVRIGIVIDRGRVASDEESLSRFGDSVARAFSYGDGVCRIISEDGHTEEFSSRFEADGIEFEQPSEYLFSFNNPIGACPRCEGYGKVIGIDEDLVVPDKTKTIYDGAIACWRGETMKWWNEQLINNASKFGFPIHVPFFELSREQKALLWRGNQYFHGLDEFFKYLEGERYKIQFRVMLSRYTGKTLCPDCGGGRLRKEALYVKIGGKTIPDLVRMPVSELAIFFAELKLDEHDTKAAGRILVEIRNRLQYLLDVGLGYLTLDRLSSTLSGGESQRINLSTSLGSNLTGSLYILDEPSIGLHPRDTHRLINVLKQLRDLGNTVIVVEHEEEIIRAADQIVDIGPEAGYNGGEVVFCGPADKLIRAKNSLTADYLTGRKSIQPPAHYRQWNNYIEIIGARENNLKGIDVKIPLGVITCITGVSGSGKSSLVKGILYPAIRRELYETGLKPGSFEKLKGDVSLLKSIEMVDQNPIGKSSRSNPVTYIKAYDDIRKLFADQPYAKHNAMNPSHFSFNIAGGRCEECQGEGFIKVGMQFMADVELKCESCGGKRFKDEILEVKYHDLSIYDVLELTVDDAIEFFGKYKEKDTINRKIVEKLKTLQDVGLGYIKLGQSSSTLSGGESQRVKLAYFLLKENAAGPIMFIFDEPTTGLHFHDINKLLASFNALMAKGHTIVIVEHNMDVIKCADWVIDLGPEAGDNGGHVVFEGTPRELEKCKESHTGQFLARHERPAAEQSKD, encoded by the coding sequence ATGAGCGACAAAAACGAAATACGATCCATTCATATAAAAGGTGCGAGAGTGCACAACCTCAAGAATATAGAGGTAGATATTCCGCACAACCAGTTGGTAGTCGTCACAGGCCTGTCCGGCTCCGGCAAGTCGACGCTGGCCTTCGATACGATCTTCGCTGAAGGTCAGCGTCGCTACGTGGAAAGCCTATCGGCCTATGCCCGTCAATTCCTCGGAAAAATCGACAAGCCGGACGTGGATTCCATCACGGGCATTGCTCCGGCCATCGCCATCGAACAGAAGGTCAACACCCGGAATCCGCGCTCCACGGTGGGAACATCGACCGAAATATACGACTACCTGAAACTGCTCTACGCCCGTATAGGAAAGACATTCTCCCCCGTATCTGGGAAAGAGGTCAAAATCCACTACGTCAGCGATGTCGTCACCTATATCACTTCGCTGCCTTCCGGTAGTCGCATGATGATCGCAGCCCCTTTAATGCTGTCGGAAGGGCAGGGGATCATCGAAAAACTGACCCTGCTGCTCAAAGACGGACTGCAACGGATCGTCTGTGACGGACAGACGATACTGATCGAAGATTTTCTCCCCGAAATCGATAACGATACCGATCCGGTTCGGATTGGTATCGTTATCGACCGGGGACGTGTCGCTTCAGACGAAGAATCGCTCAGCCGTTTCGGAGATTCCGTAGCCCGGGCATTCAGCTACGGGGATGGCGTATGCCGGATCATTTCGGAAGACGGCCACACGGAAGAATTCTCTTCGCGGTTCGAGGCGGACGGTATCGAATTCGAACAACCCTCAGAATATCTCTTCAGTTTCAACAACCCGATCGGGGCCTGTCCCCGCTGCGAAGGATACGGCAAAGTCATCGGAATCGACGAGGACCTGGTGGTACCCGACAAGACGAAAACGATCTACGACGGAGCCATCGCCTGCTGGCGGGGCGAAACCATGAAATGGTGGAACGAACAGTTGATAAACAATGCTTCCAAGTTCGGATTCCCTATCCATGTTCCCTTTTTCGAGTTGAGCCGGGAACAGAAAGCCCTGTTATGGAGAGGAAACCAATATTTCCACGGGTTGGACGAATTTTTCAAATATCTGGAAGGAGAGCGCTATAAAATCCAGTTTCGGGTCATGCTCTCCCGCTATACAGGGAAAACCCTCTGCCCCGACTGCGGCGGAGGACGCCTGCGCAAAGAGGCCTTGTACGTAAAAATCGGAGGAAAGACCATTCCCGATCTGGTGCGTATGCCCGTGAGTGAACTGGCGATTTTTTTCGCGGAACTGAAACTGGACGAACACGACACGAAAGCCGCCGGCCGTATTCTGGTAGAGATACGCAACCGTTTGCAATATCTGCTGGACGTGGGATTGGGGTATCTCACCCTCGACAGACTCTCTTCGACTCTTTCCGGAGGGGAAAGCCAGCGGATCAATCTCTCCACCTCCTTGGGCAGCAACCTGACCGGGTCGCTCTACATTCTGGACGAACCGAGCATCGGGCTTCATCCCCGGGACACCCACCGGCTGATCAACGTACTCAAGCAACTGCGCGATCTGGGGAACACCGTGATCGTTGTGGAGCACGAGGAGGAAATCATCCGGGCGGCGGACCAGATCGTGGACATAGGCCCCGAAGCCGGGTACAACGGGGGTGAAGTGGTTTTCTGCGGTCCGGCCGACAAACTGATCCGAGCCAAAAACAGTTTGACAGCCGATTATCTGACGGGGCGCAAATCCATCCAGCCTCCGGCCCACTACCGTCAGTGGAACAACTACATCGAAATCATAGGAGCCAGGGAGAACAATCTCAAGGGGATCGACGTAAAAATACCTCTGGGAGTCATCACCTGCATCACGGGAGTCAGCGGCAGCGGGAAATCCTCGCTGGTCAAAGGCATCCTCTATCCGGCCATTCGCAGAGAACTCTACGAAACGGGACTCAAACCCGGCAGTTTCGAGAAACTAAAAGGAGACGTATCCCTGCTTAAATCAATCGAAATGGTGGACCAGAACCCGATTGGAAAATCATCGCGGTCCAACCCCGTGACCTACATCAAAGCCTACGATGACATCCGGAAACTTTTTGCAGACCAGCCCTATGCGAAACACAATGCAATGAACCCCTCCCATTTTTCGTTCAACATTGCGGGCGGACGGTGCGAGGAGTGTCAGGGAGAGGGATTCATCAAAGTCGGGATGCAGTTCATGGCGGACGTGGAGCTTAAATGCGAAAGCTGCGGCGGCAAACGGTTCAAGGACGAAATCCTGGAGGTCAAATACCATGACCTTTCGATCTACGATGTTCTGGAATTGACAGTAGACGATGCCATCGAGTTTTTCGGAAAATACAAGGAAAAAGATACGATCAACCGGAAAATCGTCGAAAAACTCAAAACCCTGCAAGACGTAGGGCTCGGATATATCAAACTCGGCCAGTCGTCGTCCACGCTGTCGGGCGGTGAGAGCCAGCGGGTCAAACTGGCTTACTTCCTGCTCAAGGAGAATGCGGCAGGACCGATTATGTTCATTTTCGACGAACCTACGACCGGGCTGCACTTTCATGACATCAACAAACTGCTGGCATCATTCAACGCACTAATGGCCAAAGGTCACACGATCGTCATCGTCGAACACAACATGGATGTCATCAAATGTGCGGACTGGGTAATCGACTTGGGTCCCGAAGCAGGAGACAACGGAGGACACGTCGTATTCGAAGGTACGCCCCGTGAGTTGGAAAAATGCAAGGAAAGTCATACCGGACAGTTTCTCGCCCGGCATGAACGTCCTGCAGCCGAACAATCCAAAGACTGA
- the pyrI gene encoding aspartate carbamoyltransferase regulatory subunit encodes MTTTDKRMEVRAIENGTVIDHIPSDSLFKIIKILKLDTDTHRMTFGTNLESKRMGSKAIIKINDRYCQQEEINRLALVAPMAVVNIIKNFEVVEKRTITVPQHIEGFVRCSNPKCITNNEPMTTSFEVINGEEIALKCHYCEKITYQKQMELIK; translated from the coding sequence ATGACAACCACAGACAAAAGAATGGAAGTCCGTGCCATCGAGAACGGCACGGTGATCGACCATATTCCCTCGGACAGCCTGTTCAAAATCATCAAGATTCTGAAACTCGACACCGACACCCATCGCATGACGTTCGGCACCAACCTCGAAAGCAAACGCATGGGCAGCAAAGCCATTATCAAAATCAACGACCGCTACTGCCAACAGGAGGAGATCAACCGCCTGGCACTGGTCGCCCCGATGGCGGTCGTGAATATTATCAAGAATTTCGAAGTGGTAGAAAAACGGACGATTACCGTTCCACAGCACATCGAGGGATTCGTCCGGTGTTCCAACCCCAAATGTATCACCAACAACGAACCGATGACCACTTCGTTCGAAGTCATCAACGGGGAGGAAATCGCCCTCAAATGCCACTACTGCGAGAAGATCACCTATCAAAAACAGATGGAATTGATCAAATAA
- the pyrB gene encoding aspartate carbamoyltransferase, translating into MGKKNLISITDFSKEEIIRITELAAEFEANPYQPLLEGKVIASLFFEPSTRTRLSFESAINRLGARVIGFSDTANTSVSKGETFHDTITTISNYCDMIVMRHSLEGAPRYASEISKVPVVNAGDGANQHPSQTLLDLYSIKKTQGGLDGINIMMIGDLKYGRTVHSLLQALSHFNTKFTFVAPPELQMPDEYKLFLKEKGLPFEEKREIDEAIDKADIVYMTRVQRERFTDPMEYERVKNVYVLHNSMLENTKPNMRILHPLPRVNEIAMDVDSNPKAYYFNQTENGVYTRMAIISYLLGVKK; encoded by the coding sequence ATGGGAAAGAAGAACCTTATTTCCATCACGGATTTCTCCAAGGAAGAGATTATCCGTATCACGGAACTGGCGGCAGAATTCGAAGCCAATCCCTACCAGCCTCTACTGGAGGGGAAAGTGATCGCTTCGCTGTTCTTCGAGCCGTCCACCCGCACACGGCTCAGTTTCGAAAGCGCCATCAACAGACTGGGTGCCAGGGTTATCGGCTTTTCAGACACGGCCAACACAAGCGTATCGAAAGGCGAAACCTTCCACGATACGATCACCACGATTTCCAATTACTGCGACATGATCGTCATGCGGCACAGTCTGGAGGGGGCACCGCGTTACGCCAGCGAAATTTCGAAAGTTCCGGTGGTAAATGCCGGAGACGGAGCCAATCAGCATCCTTCACAGACCCTGCTCGATCTCTATTCCATCAAGAAGACCCAGGGAGGCTTGGACGGAATCAACATCATGATGATCGGCGACTTGAAATACGGCCGCACCGTACATTCGCTGCTTCAGGCCCTTTCGCATTTCAACACGAAATTCACCTTCGTAGCTCCGCCCGAGCTGCAAATGCCCGACGAATACAAACTGTTCCTGAAAGAAAAAGGCCTGCCGTTCGAGGAAAAACGCGAAATAGACGAGGCGATCGACAAGGCCGACATCGTTTACATGACCCGCGTGCAACGCGAACGCTTTACGGACCCGATGGAATACGAGCGGGTCAAGAACGTTTACGTACTGCACAACAGTATGCTGGAGAACACCAAGCCCAACATGCGCATTCTGCATCCGCTGCCGAGAGTGAATGAAATCGCCATGGATGTGGATTCGAATCCCAAAGCCTACTATTTCAACCAGACCGAAAACGGTGTCTATACCCGAATGGCCATCATCAGTTATCTGTTAGGAGTAAAAAAATAG
- a CDS encoding IMPACT family protein has translation MEEDSYRTIVAPAEAVLRERGSRFLAYAYPIEEEDEIKRLLDALRKRHYDATHHCYAWRIGPKGALFRANDDGEPSGTAGKPILGQMLSKEVTDLLVVVVRYFGGTKLGVPGLIAAYRESAVAVLEAAQIEQRTVDARLEVHFSYLAMNDIMKTIKEIQPKVIAQKFDNVCTIRLAIRQSREEELLARLEKCEDASIEHLGYK, from the coding sequence TTGGAGGAAGACAGTTACCGTACGATCGTCGCACCAGCCGAAGCAGTTCTCAGAGAGAGGGGAAGCCGTTTTCTGGCTTACGCTTACCCCATCGAAGAGGAAGACGAGATCAAACGTCTGCTGGATGCTCTGCGGAAGCGTCATTACGATGCCACCCACCACTGTTACGCGTGGCGGATCGGACCTAAAGGGGCTCTATTCAGAGCCAACGATGACGGCGAACCTTCGGGGACAGCGGGAAAACCGATTCTGGGACAGATGCTTTCGAAAGAGGTGACCGATCTGCTGGTCGTAGTGGTCCGCTATTTCGGAGGGACGAAATTGGGTGTGCCGGGATTGATCGCGGCCTACCGTGAATCGGCCGTAGCCGTATTGGAAGCCGCACAAATCGAACAAAGGACGGTAGATGCCCGACTGGAAGTCCATTTCTCCTATCTGGCAATGAATGACATCATGAAAACGATAAAGGAGATACAGCCGAAGGTGATCGCACAGAAATTCGACAACGTCTGCACGATCCGGCTCGCCATCCGGCAGAGCAGGGAAGAGGAGTTGCTCGCCCGGTTGGAAAAATGTGAAGATGCCTCGATTGAGCACCTCGGGTATAAGTAG
- the lepB gene encoding signal peptidase I: protein MKDFWSKLKKFWGNRWVKFSVVSLLYILWFVVWTGNLWLLLGIPVIYDIYISKIMYRLVWSKHKAKKARSRTYKKSMEWVEAIIFATVVATLIRIFFFEMYVIPTSSMEKTLLVGDYLCVSKVAYGPKIPNTPLSFPFVHHTMPFSQTKKSFSTLIQWPYHRLKGWGNVKRGDVVVFNFPAGDTVLLENQSATYYDVLREYQATYGDREGREMLNKQYTVIARPVDKRENYIKRCVGIPGDTIRIINSHLTVNGKPLPEIPKMQYMYFIQTNGTPINKNTFEDMGVAVDDISYNQYTQTYMIPLTAENLDRVRKMRNVTDVEQYIAEEPNPSVFPHDTLYRWNEDNFGPLWIPSKGSSVELNLRTLPFYRTIIETYEGNELDVREGTIYINGRPADRYTFKMDYYFMMGDNRHNSADSRFWGFVPEDHIVGKASFVWLSLDKDKSFPSKIRWSRMFRGIK, encoded by the coding sequence ATGAAGGATTTCTGGAGCAAACTGAAAAAGTTCTGGGGAAACCGCTGGGTCAAATTCAGCGTGGTTTCCCTGCTTTATATATTGTGGTTCGTAGTATGGACAGGCAACCTGTGGTTACTGCTCGGCATTCCGGTCATCTACGACATCTACATTTCAAAAATCATGTACAGGCTGGTGTGGAGCAAGCACAAAGCGAAAAAGGCGAGGAGCCGCACCTACAAAAAGTCGATGGAATGGGTGGAAGCCATCATTTTCGCCACAGTGGTCGCTACGCTGATCCGTATCTTTTTCTTCGAAATGTACGTGATCCCCACCTCCTCCATGGAGAAGACACTGCTCGTGGGAGACTATCTCTGTGTCAGCAAAGTGGCATACGGCCCCAAAATACCCAATACGCCGCTTTCGTTCCCGTTCGTACATCATACCATGCCTTTTTCGCAGACTAAAAAATCATTTTCCACACTGATCCAGTGGCCTTACCACCGGCTCAAAGGGTGGGGAAATGTAAAACGGGGCGACGTGGTGGTCTTCAACTTCCCGGCCGGAGACACCGTCCTGCTGGAGAACCAGTCCGCCACCTATTACGATGTATTGCGCGAATACCAGGCCACCTACGGGGACCGAGAGGGTAGAGAGATGCTGAACAAACAGTACACCGTCATCGCCCGTCCGGTAGACAAGCGGGAGAACTACATCAAGCGCTGCGTAGGTATTCCGGGGGATACGATCCGTATCATAAATTCGCATCTGACGGTCAACGGGAAACCGCTTCCGGAAATTCCGAAGATGCAGTATATGTATTTCATCCAGACCAACGGCACTCCGATCAATAAAAACACGTTCGAAGATATGGGCGTGGCGGTAGACGATATTTCCTACAACCAATACACCCAGACCTACATGATTCCGCTCACGGCCGAAAATCTGGACCGGGTACGGAAAATGCGCAACGTGACGGACGTAGAACAATACATCGCGGAAGAACCCAATCCGTCCGTATTCCCTCACGATACGCTCTACCGGTGGAATGAAGACAATTTCGGACCTCTGTGGATTCCAAGCAAAGGAAGTTCTGTGGAACTCAACCTCCGAACGCTGCCGTTCTACCGGACAATTATCGAAACATACGAAGGGAACGAACTCGATGTCAGGGAAGGGACAATCTATATCAACGGCCGTCCGGCCGACCGGTACACTTTCAAGATGGACTACTACTTCATGATGGGAGACAACCGGCACAATTCGGCTGACTCCCGCTTCTGGGGTTTCGTGCCCGAAGACCATATCGTCGGCAAGGCCTCGTTCGTATGGCTGTCGCTGGACAAGGACAAGAGTTTTCCATCCAAGATACGATGGAGCAGAATGTTCAGGGGAATCAAATAA
- the dapB gene encoding 4-hydroxy-tetrahydrodipicolinate reductase has protein sequence MNVALIGYGKMGKEIEKVLSERGHRVVLIVDRDNASELDAEHLKRADVAIEFSTPQTAFTNIMTCLECGTPVVCGTTAWLDRYDEVKRFCEERKGTFFYASNYSIGVNLTFRLNEILARMMDRFPEYDVTLEEVHHTQKKDAPSGTAITLADGIVSHLARKKKWVNGMTTVPDELEVQSIRRSVVPGIHTVTYESEADVITLSHNAKSRRGFAVGAVLAAEFIQNKTGVFSMNDLLDL, from the coding sequence ATGAATGTAGCACTCATAGGATACGGCAAGATGGGGAAGGAGATTGAAAAGGTCCTTTCCGAGCGGGGGCACCGGGTAGTGTTGATCGTGGATCGGGACAACGCTTCGGAGCTCGATGCCGAACATCTGAAACGGGCGGATGTGGCCATCGAGTTTTCGACACCTCAGACCGCCTTCACCAATATCATGACCTGCCTCGAATGCGGCACACCCGTGGTGTGCGGAACGACGGCTTGGCTCGATCGGTACGACGAAGTCAAACGGTTCTGCGAGGAGCGGAAAGGTACCTTTTTCTATGCTTCGAATTACAGCATCGGGGTCAACCTCACATTCCGGCTCAACGAGATACTGGCACGGATGATGGACCGTTTTCCCGAATACGACGTTACGCTGGAAGAGGTACACCACACCCAGAAGAAAGACGCTCCCAGCGGTACGGCCATTACGCTGGCCGATGGCATCGTTTCGCATCTCGCCCGCAAGAAAAAATGGGTCAACGGCATGACGACCGTCCCCGACGAACTCGAGGTACAGTCCATACGCCGCAGCGTGGTACCGGGTATCCATACGGTGACTTACGAATCGGAAGCAGACGTGATCACCCTTTCGCATAATGCCAAAAGCCGCAGAGGCTTTGCCGTGGGTGCCGTACTGGCGGCCGAATTCATCCAAAACAAGACGGGAGTGTTCTCAATGAACGATTTACTGGATTTATAA
- the truA gene encoding tRNA pseudouridine(38-40) synthase TruA, whose product MRYFLELSYKGTAYNGWQRQPDAPSVQQTVETALSTLLRTSVGIVGAGRTDTGVHAAYYVAHFDTVSEIEDTARFCYHLNALMPADIAAGTVTRVADGAHARFDALQREYFYRIVPFKDPFRTETAWLYSVPLDVERMNEAAALLMHYEDFTTFSKLHSNNRTSICRIFGAEWAGRGDELVFTIRADRFLRNMVRSIVGTLVDVGRGKLTVESFGDAVESRDRSRASGSAPAQGLFLSDVLYPEEIFRRTRRQ is encoded by the coding sequence ATGCGTTATTTTCTGGAACTTTCCTACAAAGGCACTGCCTATAACGGCTGGCAGCGGCAGCCCGATGCCCCTTCGGTGCAGCAGACTGTCGAAACGGCTCTTTCCACCCTGTTGCGGACTTCCGTGGGAATCGTCGGCGCAGGACGTACGGATACGGGGGTGCATGCCGCCTATTATGTGGCCCATTTCGACACGGTGTCCGAAATAGAGGATACGGCTCGGTTTTGCTACCACCTGAATGCCCTGATGCCTGCGGATATCGCAGCGGGTACCGTTACGCGTGTGGCTGACGGAGCCCATGCCCGTTTCGATGCTCTTCAGCGTGAATACTTCTATCGTATCGTTCCGTTCAAAGATCCGTTCCGAACGGAGACGGCGTGGCTGTATTCCGTGCCGTTGGACGTGGAGCGGATGAATGAGGCGGCCGCGTTGTTGATGCATTACGAGGATTTTACCACGTTCAGTAAACTGCATTCGAATAACCGTACCTCTATTTGTCGGATATTCGGTGCCGAGTGGGCCGGGCGCGGCGACGAACTCGTATTCACGATCCGGGCCGACCGTTTTCTGCGCAACATGGTCCGTTCGATCGTGGGGACGCTGGTGGATGTGGGGCGCGGAAAACTGACCGTGGAATCGTTCGGCGACGCAGTGGAGAGCCGTGACCGTTCGCGGGCTTCCGGTTCCGCTCCGGCACAAGGGCTTTTCCTTTCGGATGTGCTTTATCCGGAGGAGATATTTCGCAGAACCCGAAGACAATGA
- the galK gene encoding galactokinase, which yields MIYKIQEEFQKRFGEGAVCYASPGRVNLIGDHTDYNLGFVLPGAIDKAIYVAIRPVEGTVCRLYSMDYGESLELDMTGSLPEKLWARFIYGVVQEMKKRGAEVGAFECVFGGDVPLGAGLSSSAALESVFGYALNDLFSLGFSRADLARIGQMTEHNYVGVKCGIMDEFASLFGQRGKVIRLDCRSLEYELVPFEPAGCRVMLVDSMVKHSLASSEYNVRREQSEAGVAVVAKHVKGVESLRDVTMDMLDTYKDEMEPVVYRRCAYVIQENLRLLEGCDFLKRGDYKAFGQKMFGSHEGLSREYEVSCAELDFIEEIARKTPGMLGARMMGGGFGGCVIHLVEEQAHDAYLDEVKSRFQARFGQIPRVIDVVIGDGARKLA from the coding sequence ATGATCTATAAAATTCAGGAAGAGTTCCAAAAACGTTTCGGCGAAGGCGCCGTTTGCTATGCTTCGCCCGGTCGGGTGAATCTGATCGGTGATCATACGGATTACAATCTGGGTTTCGTACTGCCCGGTGCGATCGACAAAGCGATCTACGTGGCGATTCGCCCTGTGGAAGGAACGGTCTGCCGGCTCTATTCGATGGATTACGGCGAGTCGCTCGAACTTGATATGACCGGTTCCCTGCCGGAGAAACTGTGGGCACGGTTCATCTACGGTGTAGTGCAGGAGATGAAAAAACGAGGTGCCGAAGTCGGAGCCTTCGAATGTGTGTTCGGCGGTGATGTGCCTTTGGGGGCAGGGCTCTCCTCTTCGGCTGCGTTGGAGAGCGTTTTCGGATACGCGCTCAACGATCTGTTCAGCCTCGGCTTTTCTAGGGCTGATCTGGCGCGGATCGGGCAGATGACCGAACACAATTATGTGGGAGTGAAATGCGGAATCATGGACGAGTTCGCTTCGCTGTTCGGACAGAGAGGTAAGGTGATCCGGCTGGATTGCCGTTCGCTGGAATACGAACTGGTGCCGTTCGAACCGGCAGGGTGCCGGGTGATGCTGGTCGATTCAATGGTGAAACACTCTCTGGCATCGTCCGAGTATAACGTCCGCAGGGAGCAGAGTGAAGCAGGCGTCGCAGTGGTGGCGAAACATGTGAAAGGCGTGGAGAGCCTGAGGGATGTGACGATGGATATGCTCGATACCTATAAGGACGAAATGGAGCCGGTCGTTTATCGGCGCTGCGCATATGTCATTCAAGAGAATCTGCGGTTGCTGGAAGGTTGCGACTTTCTGAAGCGAGGTGATTACAAGGCATTTGGACAGAAAATGTTCGGTTCCCACGAGGGGCTCAGCCGGGAGTACGAAGTGAGCTGTGCGGAACTCGATTTCATAGAGGAGATTGCCCGCAAAACGCCCGGAATGCTCGGGGCCCGGATGATGGGCGGCGGTTTCGGCGGTTGTGTGATCCATCTCGTTGAGGAACAGGCCCATGACGCCTACCTCGATGAGGTGAAATCCCGGTTTCAGGCCCGTTTCGGACAGATACCTCGTGTGATCGACGTAGTGATCGGCGACGGAGCCCGGAAATTGGCGTAA
- a CDS encoding nitroreductase family protein has translation MDFYEVLEKRRTIRDFSSRKVSEEIVEKVLSAAFKAPTNDHLRQFEFIVIRGRENIARLISPVTENTRRIQQTGLEAAANTMDRDEYAMFVDALPKQQRMLMQSDCLILPFFRQKDHPLCQPADQSSLNYFASAWAAVENILLAATAEGLSCAFRIPIGNEPAYVKQLVGAPDEYEFTCFLTIGYAAADAHICKQKNIRVKDRIHRNVW, from the coding sequence ATGGATTTTTACGAAGTATTGGAAAAACGGAGGACCATCCGCGACTTCTCTTCCCGGAAAGTATCGGAAGAGATTGTAGAAAAGGTATTATCGGCCGCATTCAAGGCTCCGACCAATGACCATTTGCGCCAGTTCGAATTCATTGTCATCCGAGGACGGGAAAACATTGCCAGGCTCATTTCCCCCGTGACAGAGAACACCCGCCGCATCCAGCAAACCGGGCTCGAGGCTGCCGCAAACACAATGGACCGGGACGAATATGCCATGTTCGTCGATGCACTGCCGAAACAGCAACGCATGCTGATGCAGAGCGACTGCCTCATTCTGCCGTTTTTCAGACAAAAAGACCATCCCCTCTGCCAACCGGCAGATCAGAGTTCCCTGAACTATTTCGCTTCAGCCTGGGCTGCCGTGGAAAACATCTTGCTGGCCGCCACTGCAGAAGGATTGTCGTGCGCATTCCGTATCCCCATCGGCAACGAACCCGCATACGTGAAACAACTCGTCGGTGCCCCCGACGAATATGAATTCACCTGTTTTCTCACCATCGGTTACGCAGCGGCAGACGCACATATCTGCAAACAAAAAAACATCCGCGTGAAAGACAGAATCCACAGGAATGTTTGGTGA